atttttccttttaaatttctaatgttTCAGGTTTTATGATCTCGATTCACATAGTCTCATAACAGTCAACACAACTTACTTTTCTACCACCATGGCCACCCTAAATTCCATTGAAGAATGAAATGCTATTCTTTTGTTAATTtagttaattgtaatgttgctataATAGCACAATTTGTAATACTTTTagatgaatttataattttgtaatagttttCTCTTAATTATCATTGTAATATACTAGTTAATAGTTGCAACttagtagtatataattaataatttatattattgtaaataattttttgttacttttattattaaattttatatttttaatttttttttacttaaattatcagCCCAAAATAGCCTAGAAACAGTTTTTAAACCATTTTAGACCCATAATCCTTATTGAGCCCATGGCCCATTCATGTAGGCGGGCGTCGGGGGAAGGGGGGACGGCTGGGATATCTGTCCCACACCTTAGTACCCCTAATGGGGTACCCCGCCCCCACACACCGGGGTGggtgccccccccccccccccccccccccccccccgcacATGCGGGGAGGGTGCTACCCACCCCTTAACATTTACATTATTATAATGGCAAAGTCTACattataatattcaaattttaaattttttatgcaaatcaaatcatattatattagtGATGTAAAAGATGTATCCTCCACACCGatttacaattattatttttctataatttgagAATACAATATgttaatttaaaacaatttgagGTGcctaatatacatatttgaagATGCAAAACGTCGGGctataaccaaaaaaaaaaaaaaaaaaattggtaaatCAGACCGAACCGATGGTTTAATTTAGTATCGATTCCTATTTAGTAAAATCGGTTGAAAATCGATCAAGTTCCtgttttgattttcaaatatcaGTTCAAACTGAACCAAACcggtacatatatattatttttaatttttaatatgatttttatatttttatatatattatacgctaaattgctaattaatataatataaaattttaaaatcttattattcatgtttattaatattacaatataatattaatatatcatttaatataaaataaaactaatcttataaatcttaatataacatttgattataatataacataaattaattttataatttttaatataacactttaatataacatatacattttaatcttataacatataaGGTATATGAGTCAATCACttgttaaaattttgttagaatatgattttatttatttataaaattagaaaaatcataccgacctgaaaaaatagaaagttttgattttaagTGATGAATCGATTCagtatcaatttttaaatttttaaaattgatgtaTATTGAttcggttttaaaaaaatatccaaaactaAATGGAATAAAACTTATTACACCGaacaaaatgtaatttttataaaagaataaaaaaaattaaaaaaaaaacagaaaagaaataaaaaggaaaatcctGGATGGACACGTGTGATGGACCCAGAGCATAGTTTATGGTGTACAGTGTTTCTCTTATGATTAAGCGCTGGGAGTTGAAGACAACAGAACCTATACTGGGGTGTGAGCCTGACAATTTCTCTCTCTGGCCTTCCGAACTCAATCGGCAATCGATAAACACAGTAAAACATGGCCTCGAAGGATGGAGTGAGTGAAGCGGAAGAGTTTGTGTACAGGATTAGCACCGTTAAGGAAAGGGAAGAGTTTCAGAAAACTGGATCTCTCTACGGCGGAGAACTTGATAAGTCTACTGGTTTCATCCATCTCAGCAAACGCCATCAGGTTCTCAATTTTGATGCCAGATTTTCTCTTTGAGACGTCGCCTTTTCTCAAACTATACTTTTCCTATTAAAGTGTTGAATAAAAGTAGATGATAAACATTTCGTGAAATGAGTTTGAACTTTACTTTTGTTAATAATCTTCCCATTTAAACCAAAACGCTTAATTTGTatcaaaggaaaatatatacTCTTTTCCTAGGAAAAGGGCTTCACGCTGTCTATATATCTGTACTCTAGTCTCACGGTTTGGCTATGAAGGATCagaggaaaatgaaaataaattctttaattAGTCCGTGGCTGGTTTATTTGTAATGTGCAGGTACTGTCAACATTGCAGAAGTTTTTCTTGAACACTAAGGAGGAGTTGTACTTGCTTCAAATTGATGCTAAGATGGTACGTGCTTAAACTTCAGTGTATACAGATGGAAATGAACCATAGAGGCAACATAGAGTCCGTGTTTTCTTTGAGTGATGCATAGTCTGTGTGCTCATGTTATGTGGATGTCAAGCTATCGGAAGTTTAGAAAGTAAAGAAACTATTATTAACCAGTTTGGTTATAGAAATGTGAGACTGTAATCACACACATCAGATCAGATTGTAGTCACAAGATGGATAGTTAATAATAGCATTATTGGATCCAAACTCCTTTTTCGATTTAAGATGATGtctcaacatgttatatgtccGACTTAGACACCCTCTGGGTATACCTCTCCCCAACACCCAATCATGAGAGATAGTGACAAACTAAATGTCTTGCCCATAGGCCCaatgagagttttaatttaatCTGTTGGGCTAGTTGGTTTGTTTTTCATTTAGCCTCCACATTGTTGAATGCGAATAATTTAAATAGTTAGACGGTTTGGAGTGTGCTTTGAAGGCGCCAGCTGGAAGGGATTGGGTCTAGATACCTTTCTCAATAAagtctcaatttaaaattttgatcaaCTATGTGTTATCAGTTTATGGAATCTCTAAGTAATCTGAGCTGTGGTCATGTTATTGTATGCTTGAAGTGGAACATGTAATTAGGCTATCGGAGGACATTTTTATGTCCCTGGAAATATGTATCCTACCTGTAGTAGATCTTAAAAAGAGGAAGACATAATATGGAATTTGAATGGGATAATGATCAAGAATTGGAACTCAACTACTCTATGGTGGAGACCATAAATGTTCTATGGAAGCTAATTTTATCCTTTGTTGGGATTGATTTGGATCCTGTAATTGGTTAGATTTTTTCTCCCAATGTCTGACGATCTCTGGTCACCTTTTTTATGTGCACATTGTTGTAGCTTGGTGATGGATTGGTATATGAAGTTGTGGATGGTTCCAATAGCTTCCCTCATTTTTATGGCCCATCCCGAAGTTTCAGTCCTCTCCCCTCACATGCGGTCATGAAAGCAGAGAAGCTGTCTCTATCAGGTGGCCAGTTCAGATGTAGTTTGCTGGAGTAAGCAGTTCTGCTAACTTCCTACCatcatttatttatgttttgtgCTGAGTATAGAGGCTTCGAGTTCAGGGATTCATGTTAAAACTGTTGTGTATTTCTGTGACTGGTTACTGAATGTAATAGTTGGTGAGACTTCAAGTAGCAGTTGAACTCGAAGTTCCAGTATTGTGCCACACTATTATTTAACAAGGATAAATTAATATGCATTAAATTTCTTCCCTATTTCTTTCCATATTCCTATCATGATTTgaatctctctctttcaattttcttcttttaatggTTTTTGCTTTAATTACTCTATAGTTGGCTGAACCATTTATTGTGTGGACCTTACAATCAAACTTCCAAATTTGCTTAATTTCTTTCTGAATTCCATCAGGGAATATCTGACAGAATCCTTAACAAATTTCTGTGCTGCTCACACAATTTATCCCATGTAGAATAGTTCTTATTCATTATGTAAATTATTCTCATTAGAGACTGATAAAAAGAGATGTCAAGTACCAGTTTGTGACTGATATCGAAAACTCCGTAGAATATACCTTGCAGGAAAGAGGGATCTCTCTTTTCAAGATCTACACCAACACCTTTACTTGGATTTAAGAAATTGGACCGTTTAGAAACTCAAAGAATAGGCATTTATATACCTAGATGGCCGTTTTCACTCTCTGCAACAATATGTAGGTTCAATCTTCTGCATAAAGCAAGTGCCTTGGAATGATTTTGAAGTAACCGAGTTGTATCTGCTTCTCTCAGTTAGTGATGAAAGTGTTATTATTTGAAACAATTATCGATAGCATGATTTTGGATAATCAATCTTCTCATTGGTCTTGTACTGTGCttgctttgttttaatttgtcACCAGAAGATAGCGGTTTGAAATGGTTTAAATGTCTACGAGATGTAATGGGGCCAGCATGTCTGCTCTTGCATATTTGTGCAAATTGTTGGCAAAATGAGAGGGAGATGCAATGGGTGGTTGAGAAATGTTCTCGGGTCTTTGAATTTGGTTGGGGGG
This genomic interval from Juglans microcarpa x Juglans regia isolate MS1-56 chromosome 4D, Jm3101_v1.0, whole genome shotgun sequence contains the following:
- the LOC121260526 gene encoding uncharacterized protein LOC121260526 isoform X1, with the translated sequence MASKDGVSEAEEFVYRISTVKEREEFQKTGSLYGGELDKSTGFIHLSKRHQVLSTLQKFFLNTKEELYLLQIDAKMLGDGLVYEVVDGSNSFPHFYGPSRSFSPLPSHAVMKAEKLSLSGGQFRCSLLEFNLLHKASALE
- the LOC121260526 gene encoding uncharacterized protein LOC121260526 isoform X2, whose amino-acid sequence is MASKDGVSEAEEFVYRISTVKEREEFQKTGSLYGGELDKSTGFIHLSKRHQVLSTLQKFFLNTKEELYLLQIDAKMLGDGLVYEVVDGSNSFPHFYGPSRSFSPLPSHAVMKAEKLSLSGGQFRCSLLER